In Ananas comosus cultivar F153 linkage group 7, ASM154086v1, whole genome shotgun sequence, the sequence TTGCTTCCCTCCAATACCCTTATTTTGTCCGAGTCACTCAAGATGATTCATTTCAAATGAATGCAATTGCCGATATAATCAGTTACTACGGATGGAGAGAAGTTATTGCCATTTATGTAGATGATGATTATGGGAGAGGAGGGATCACTGCATTAGGTGACGCCCTCGCAAACCGGCGAGCTGATATAAGCTACAAAGCCGTGTTCCCTCCCAATGCAGATTTAAGCGTCATCAATGACTTGTTGGTACAAGTGAATTTGATGGAATCACGAGTCTATGTTGTTCATGTGAACCCTGACTCGGGCCTTAATGTTTTCTCTATCGCAAAATCTCTTGGAATGATGGGTAGTGGGTATGTGTGGATAGCAACTGATTGGCTCGCTTCAGTTTTAGATTCATCTCAACCGTCAAATCCCGGCATGATGAACCTTATACAGGGGGCCATTGTTCTTCGCCAACATACTGCTGATTCTGATCTCAAAAGATCATTAGTTTCTCGATGGAATAATTTGGTCCGAACGGGGAATGCCACTGCAAACCTGAACAGTTACGGGCTGTATGCATATGATTCGGTTTGGTTAGCTGCCCGTGCGATTGACCAGTTCTTGAATGAAGGACAAGTAATTTCTTTCTCCAGTGATCCGAGGATTCATGATGCAAATGGAAGTAACCTTCATTTAAGTTCACTTAGATACTTTGATGGAGGTCAGAATTTGTTAGGGAAAGTGCTTCAAACGAATTTCAAAGGTGTTACCGGCCAAGTTCAATTTAGTCCCGATAAGAAATTAATCCATCCTGCGTATGATATCTTAAATATTGGCGGTACAGGTTTTCGGAGAATAGGGTATTGGTCAAACTACTCGGGCCTCTCTGTTACTGCTCCTGAAAGTTTGTATGGAAGGCCGTTAAACTCTTCTCAAAGTAACGAACAGCTATACAGTGTAATATGGCCCGGTGAAACAACGACGAAGCCACGTGGTTGGGTATTTCCAAACAATGGGAAACCTCTAAAAATTGGGGTCCCTTATCGAACGAGCTACAAGGAATTCGTTTCAAAGGATAGTGGTCCTGATGGTGTTAAGGGGTATTGTATTGATGTGTTTAAAGCTGCAGTTAACTTATTACCTTACCCTGTTCCATGCGAATTCATTCTGTTCGGAGATGGTTCTAAGAATCCCAACTACAACGAACTTGTTCAGAAGGTTGCTGATAATGTACGTATAAATCCATTCATAAGAATTGCCTCCTCAGTTTCCAGTCGACTAGTCGAGGATCTCCTTTTGTTTATAGGCTAAAACGAATGTATACACTCCCAAGTAGCGGTGATTTGGAAACAAGTCCCTGTACTTCATTTTCATTGCATTTGAAACCCCTAAATATCATAATGTTTGATCTTTCGTGTTTCCTAagattgataattttaataaataacgTTGTAGTGAGCTTTTTCCAACTTACCTACAGTCGGGTGGTGTACATAAATTTTAGCCTTTTGGAAAATTATACATCTTATGTATCTCTTTTTAGCTTGATCAAAATCCAATGTTTTGTAAcataccttttttctttttgattagTACTTTGATGCTGCTGTTGGTGACATTGCCATCGTGACAAACAGAACGAGGATTGTGGACTTCACACAACCATATACTGAATCAGGGCTTATTATTGTTGCTTCTGTGAAAGAGAGAAACTCAAGTGCTTGGGCTTTTATGAAGCCATTCACAATATCGATGTGGTGCGTCACGGGgattttctttctatttgtgGGAGCAGTCGTGTGGATTCTTGAGCATCGTACTAATAAAGAGTTTCGTGGATCTCCAAAGCAACAACTTGTAACAATATTCTGGTCCGTATTCTCAACTAGTCGACTTCTTCGTTCTACTGGTTAATAAAGCCTAATGTTTAAAGCTTTTGGTTTCGCTTTTCAATTTATGCTTATTTCGGGAACTGGCCGGGGATCTCTTTAGATCTATTCGAGATATTCCACTAATTTGaataatacatatacttaaTTAGTCACGTTAGGTAGTTTCTTAAAACTTTTCTTGGCTTATTTTCCTTTGCCAAACAGAAGGAAACTAACCAAATTATTGTCTACTATGCAGGTTTAGTTTCTCGACAATGTTTTTCGCACACAGTAAGTAGATGATACTATTATTTCtgaacaaaattttcattttgtatTAAACTAAAAAATCCATAATCTCAGCTTTCATTTGGTGATCTATTACAGGAGAGAACACTGTGAGCACCCTTGGACGATTCGTGCTCATCATATGGCTCTTTGTTGTATTAATCATCAATTCAAGCTACACCGCGAGCCTCACATCTATCCTTACAGTTCAGCAACTTTCCTCTCGAATCGAAGGACTCGACAGCTTGATCTCTAGCTCTGATCCTATTGGCTACCAAGTTGGATCATTTGCGAAAAACTACCTCATGGAAGAGCTAAATATCGCTGAGTCGAGATTGGTTTCTCTAAATAACCCAGAAGCTTATGCGAGAGCTTTAGATCTCGGGCCAAAAGACGGGGGTGTAGCTGCAGTAGTAGATGAGCTTCCATATGTTGAGCTTTTCTTGGCCAAGTACTGCAACTACAGGACAGTGGGTCAAGAGTTCACAAAGAGTGGGTGGGGCTTCGTAAGTATCTTTCTATTCCTCTATAATATGTTAAACTCTCCCTAGGGTGGATTCAAGCGAAAACTTTAGGTACACTTCTTGTGGTATAgtctgatttttcactttaacACTCTCTGGTTCAAACTGTTCCACCTAGAGTAACCTatgccaaaaaaagaaaaaagaaaaaagaaaaagatagaaaCTATATATTGAGCATGTAACAATCAGAGGGTGGTAAAGCGAAGTCGGGCTATACCAGTATGATGGAATCCAAATTCCAAAGTAGATGAATATGAAAGACTCAACTAGTTATTGGCTGGGTCTGGTTCAACCCAGTTTACTGGGTGGGCCGGGTTGGATCTCAAATGAGATctgaaaaaattgatttttgtaGCATTTTTAACAAGCCTCATGATCTATTCTAAAGTTTCTCGTAACGTCAATGTGCTCTCAAGTAATCGATGATTACCACTTTACAGGCCTTTCCAAGAGACTCTCCTCTTGCGGTTGACTTGTCGACAGCCATCCTGACACTCTCAGAGAACGGCGATCTACAAAGAATTCACGACAAGTGGTTGACCAGCACAGGGTGCAGCTCGCAGGACGCCCAAGTCGATTCGAACCGGTTAAGTCTCGAGAGCTTCTGGGGCCTCTTCCTTGTATGCGGCGTCGCATGTTTGATAGCTCTCATAATCTTCTTCTTCAGAATACTTTGTCAGTATAGCAAGTACAGTAGCCATGACGAAGTCGAGCGCTGCGAATCGCAGGGAGGAAGTAGCAGAGGATTGGCAAGATTAACGAGCATCAAGGAATTACTCTCTTTTGTCGataagaaggaagaagagattAAGAATGCAATCAGGAGAAAATCAATCGATAGACAGCAACAAGTCGAGAACAGCTCAACTGGGCAATCCCCGTCGCCTGCATAGTAATGAGATATTCCTTACCTCATTGCAATTTGAAAGCAAACATTTTCAAATTTAGCAACCAAAGGTGAATGTTTATTTTTTCCGGACAACATATGCTGGGATTAATCCGCAAACAAAGGGAGCAACAGCAACAATCTGTACTTGCTTCGACATTGCGCGATGTAAAAGTTAAAACAGACGTATATACGGAGTTGGTAGGTATTAAGCTTTTGAGCAAACTGAAATGTGTAACAGCTTGTTAGTGTAAGCTAGTTTTTCGTGTATTCTATCATTTTCTGTGATTGAATAAACCACAAGATGTATATGAATTTTGTTGGTTAGATTAACTAAAATGTTGTACATCTCTTGCTGCAGTTTTGATTATTGAAATGTATCCTCTGGGCAAAATATTTCTGCTGGTGAACTGATTATGAAACTTTTGCCAAAGATAAAAGCCTAATTGATCCTGCATGAACTTAATCTGATTGTGATCTTGGCCTAGATGGATCGGGCCCGAATCTATTATgggcttgattttttttttttttcaattgaattAGATTAGGTTTTGATGCTGCTCGGCCCATCGGCTTCTTCAGTTAGCCTGGTCTTCAACTAGTTTAATTCATGATCTTCTAAGATAGAACAAGTTTTAAGCATAAAAGAGGTTTCAAtttgagatttttaatttataatttcaattacAAGTTAAAATAAACTTTAACACAAAACCTAATGCTTGAATCCTACTTAATTAGCAATTTTGAAGAAACCCTCCTAAATTTACCCCGATGTAGATCACCGCGGGAACTTTGAATATGACACAAAATCGTCTTACCAATATGATTTCACGGCAAAAAAAAGCTACATATAGAGAGgattacatgaaaaaaaaaacatattgtTTAAGTAGCTTTATATTGTTTCCAAaataattgttaaatataaaaaaatttaaacaccATGCTCTAATCgcttaaattttgatattatgtgaaataatcgttgtactctaaaaagttaAGCTGATACTCCCCTCCCTTACGTCTGGACTTGAGACTTTTTCTAAGCCCATTACgtggatttaaattaaataggaggaaTGCGTGACTCAAACTCAAGACCTTCTATTTTGATACTATGTGAAATAATTGTTGTATTCTAAAAGTTTACGCCGTTAAAGAacgatgtttaaatatttttatgtttaataatTATGGTGGTGGATGATCTCAAattatgcctttttttttttttttttgagaaaaggtagtaTACTACCACTTCATTCATGCCTAAAATATGTATGGtttaccgcttcattcattgccTAAAATATATATGGTTTTGGATATGGTTTTGAATTAGTCCAAGTATATAAAAATCTTGTTTGGTTTTTggtacatctctctctctctctctctctctctcactctctccaaTCCACTTTTGCCTCATTGCAGTTAGGTACTATGAATCACGATGAGAATATAACATCTATTTGGTATGGGGAACCATAGGGTGACAAGTGTGTCTCCaaaccctcctctctctctctctctatatatatatataattttaaaatttgaaattttatattttatattttaaattctaaat encodes:
- the LOC109712709 gene encoding glutamate receptor 3.5-like, which produces MGSSSPLSVSFVLLHFVAVVVGLKPTVVNIGALFTFNSTIGAVARTAIELAVEDVNGDRGVLAGTKLNVITQDTNCSGFLGTIEALQLMENEVVAVLGPQSSGIAHVVSHVVNELHVPLLSFAATDPTLASLQYPYFVRVTQDDSFQMNAIADIISYYGWREVIAIYVDDDYGRGGITALGDALANRRADISYKAVFPPNADLSVINDLLVQVNLMESRVYVVHVNPDSGLNVFSIAKSLGMMGSGYVWIATDWLASVLDSSQPSNPGMMNLIQGAIVLRQHTADSDLKRSLVSRWNNLVRTGNATANLNSYGLYAYDSVWLAARAIDQFLNEGQVISFSSDPRIHDANGSNLHLSSLRYFDGGQNLLGKVLQTNFKGVTGQVQFSPDKKLIHPAYDILNIGGTGFRRIGYWSNYSGLSVTAPESLYGRPLNSSQSNEQLYSVIWPGETTTKPRGWVFPNNGKPLKIGVPYRTSYKEFVSKDSGPDGVKGYCIDVFKAAVNLLPYPVPCEFILFGDGSKNPNYNELVQKVADNYFDAAVGDIAIVTNRTRIVDFTQPYTESGLIIVASVKERNSSAWAFMKPFTISMWCVTGIFFLFVGAVVWILEHRTNKEFRGSPKQQLVTIFWFSFSTMFFAHRENTVSTLGRFVLIIWLFVVLIINSSYTASLTSILTVQQLSSRIEGLDSLISSSDPIGYQVGSFAKNYLMEELNIAESRLVSLNNPEAYARALDLGPKDGGVAAVVDELPYVELFLAKYCNYRTVGQEFTKSGWGFAFPRDSPLAVDLSTAILTLSENGDLQRIHDKWLTSTGCSSQDAQVDSNRLSLESFWGLFLVCGVACLIALIIFFFRILCQYSKYSSHDEVERCESQGGSSRGLARLTSIKELLSFVDKKEEEIKNAIRRKSIDRQQQVENSSTGQSPSPA